A single region of the Deltaproteobacteria bacterium IMCC39524 genome encodes:
- a CDS encoding SAM-dependent methyltransferase: MQATFKPIGEIVTPYKTLADCPRNIDPNGPPCELVLRDELRDGLLGLAAGQRILILYWLEHAERSSIRQNSRRTGELAGVFALRTPNRPNPIGVAVLPIEQIIDGVITVRGLDCLNGTPLLDIKPAMSGE; encoded by the coding sequence CTGCAAGCAACTTTCAAGCCGATCGGCGAGATCGTTACACCATACAAGACGCTCGCTGATTGTCCCAGGAACATCGACCCGAACGGGCCACCCTGCGAGTTGGTTTTGAGGGATGAGCTACGCGATGGCCTGCTCGGCCTGGCAGCCGGGCAACGCATTCTGATCCTCTACTGGCTTGAACACGCGGAACGATCTTCCATCCGCCAGAATTCACGTCGAACCGGAGAACTCGCTGGGGTCTTTGCGCTGCGGACACCGAATCGCCCTAACCCAATCGGTGTTGCAGTCTTGCCGATCGAACAAATAATTGACGGCGTTATTACCGTCCGCGGACTCGACTGCCTCAACGGTACGCCATTGCTGGATATCAAACCCGCTATGTCAGGTGAATAA